In one Rutidosis leptorrhynchoides isolate AG116_Rl617_1_P2 chromosome 8, CSIRO_AGI_Rlap_v1, whole genome shotgun sequence genomic region, the following are encoded:
- the LOC139861890 gene encoding uncharacterized protein gives MFRSPRSRSNGRNKGIKIKHVFQISLLLGVSIWLLYQVHHSDDKKGSNITHKLRNVHSKDMYKLGRKDLRPKVTDRNSSDENQSDERGNESEDEEAAHASHMINDHDEVGEIEHAYDHEKNTEDEKIKTEHKGERRNGGKKNEGTKEENGSEKRGEKGKENIKVKTKNKYEGRKNEMKQVKGEVNEDKSNERNKVAKKSEKISPNAKEVVSSSPDEGHDQSVRDEIENDKMTDTSPYSYLVPSFELESANSVNDNGDSQGQDKERVLNERDDGDGSVLEEEKDALTDLGTLPENETGGSISHDDAATE, from the coding sequence ATGTTCAGGTCACCACGCAGTAGGAGCAACGGGCGTAACAAGGGGATAAAGATAAAACATGTTTTTCAAATATCTTTGTTGCTTGGTGTAAGCATATGGCTGCTATATCAAGTACACCATTCAGATGATAAGAAAGGATCCAACATTACTCATAAGTTAAGGAATGTGCATAGCAAGGATATGTATAAGTTGGGGCGAAAAGATCTTCGTCCTAAAGTCACAGATAGAAATAGTAGCGACGAGAATCAATCGGATGAACGAGGTAATGAAAGTGAAGACGAAGAGGCTGCACATGCATCTCACATGATCAATGATCATGATGAAGTTGGAGAGATTGAACATGCCTATGATCATGAAAAGAACACGGAAGATGAGAAGATTAAGACGGAGCATAAAGGCGAGCGTAGAAATGGTGGCAAGAAAAATGAGGGGACCAAAGAAGAAAACGGAAGCGAAAAGAGGGGAGAAAAAGGGAAAGAAAATATAAAGGTTAAGACTAAAAACAAATATGAGGGAAGAAAAAATGAGATGAAACAAGTAAAAGGAGAAGTGAATGAAGACAAGAGTAATGAGCGAAACAAAGTAGCGAAGAAAAGTGAGAAAATTAGTCCAAACGCGAAAGAGGTTGTGAGTTCAAGTCCAGATGAGGGTCATGATCAAAGCGTAAGAGATGAAATTGAGAATGATAAGATGACCGATACAAGTCCATATTCATATTTGGTGCCTTCATTTGAACTTGAGAGTGCAAACTCTGTAAATGATAATGGTGATTCACAAGGACAAGATAAAGAGCGAGTTTTAAACGAGAGAGATGATGGTGATGGGTCGGTACTAGAAGAAGAGAAAGATGCTCTTACTGATTTGGGAACGTTGCCGGAGAATGAAACAGGTGGGAGTATTAGCCATGACGATGCAGCTACAGAGTAG